In the genome of Vicia villosa cultivar HV-30 ecotype Madison, WI linkage group LG7, Vvil1.0, whole genome shotgun sequence, one region contains:
- the LOC131615887 gene encoding oxygen-evolving enhancer protein 2, chloroplastic-like — protein sequence MASTQCFLSHPTLTTPTRTTKLSSQGQVVVNTKPNQLIVCKTQNQKQLIHEDDCSNIISRRLALTVLIGSAVVGSKVSPADAAYGESANVFGKPKTNTDFLPYNGDGFKLSVPSKWNPSKEFEYTGQVVRYEDNFDSTSNVVVTVTPTDKKSITDYGSPEEFLSKVNYLLGKQAFFGETQAEGGFDPNTVATANILETSTPVIDGKKYYVLSVLTRTADGDEGGKHQIIRATVKDGKLYICKAQAGDKRWFKGARRFVESTANSFSVA from the exons ATGGCTTCTACTCAATGTTTCTTGTCCCACCCTACACTTACTACACCTACTAGAACTACCAAACTCTCATCACAAGGCCAAGTTGTAgtaaacacaaaaccaaatcagctTATTGTTTGCAAgactcagaatcagaagcaaCTGATCCATGAAGATGATTGCAGCAACATAATCTCTCGCCGGTTAGCTCTCACCGTGCTTATTGGTTCTGCTGTTGTTGGCTCCAAAGTCTCACCTGCTGATGCAGCCTATGGTGAATCTG CCAATGTGTTTGGAAAACCAAAGACAAACACAGACTTCTTGCCATACAATGGAGATGGATTCAAACTATCAGTTCCATCAAAATGGAACCCTAGCAAAGAGTTTGAATACACAGGTCAGGTTGTTAGATATGAGGACAACTTCGATTCAACAAGCAATGTTGTTGTCACTGTGACTCCAACTGATAAGAAGTCCATCACTGACTATGGTTCACCTGAAGAGTTCCTCTCTAAG GTGAATTATTTACTTGGAAAGCAAGCCTTCTTCGGGGAAACGCAAGCTGAG GGCGGGTTCGATCCGAACACTGTCGCCACAGCAAACATTCTGGAAACTTCAACACCTGTGATTGATGGGAAAAAGTACTATGTTTTGTCTGTGTTGACAAGAACTGCTGATGGAGATGAAGGTGGTAAGCACCAAATAATAAGAGCAACTGTGAAAGATGGAAAATTATACATATGTAAAGCTCAAGCTGGAGACAAAAGGTGGTTTAAAGGAGCAAGAAGATTTGTGGAGAGTACAGCAAATTCTTTCAGTGTTGCTTGA
- the LOC131617846 gene encoding reticulon-like protein B8 has translation MSDKISAEKLLNNFVETLAEKQKSASYFQDVTANSMTSQFNRLFGREKPVHHILGGGKSADVLLWRNKKISASVLTVATAIWVLFEWLNYNFLSLLFLGLVLVMSVQFLWTNASGVFNRRASKVPRLVLPEDFFVNIATAVGAEINRGLRVLQDVSCGGNLKQFILVIISLWAGAVIGGWCNFLTVIYIGFVAAHTLPVLYERYDNQIDNFVYKVLDQMQNQYKKVDSGLLSKIPKGNLKKFE, from the exons ATGTCTGACAAAATTAGTGCTGAAAAACTTCTCAACAATTTCGTGGAAACACTTGCCGAGAAGCAAAAATCTGCATCATACTTTCAAGATGTGACAGCAAACTCAATGACCTCCCAGTTCAATAGATTGTTTGGACGCGAGAAACCTGTGCACCATATTTTAGGCGGTGGAAAAT CTGCTGATGTCTTGTTATGGAGGAACAAGAAGATCTCTGCTAGCGTTTTAACCGTGGCAACAGCTATATGGGTGCTTTTTGAATGGCTTAATTATAATTTCCTATCTCTTCTTTTCCTTGGTCTTGTTCTTGTCATGTCTGTACAGTTTCTTTGGACAAATGCTTCCGGCGTGTTTAACAG GAGGGCGTCTAAAGTTCCTCGTCTGGTTCTTCCTGAAGATTTCTTTGTAAATATTGCAACTGCGGTTGGTGCTGAGATTAACCGTGGTTTGAGGGTTCTTCAAGATGTTTCATGTGGAGGAAACTTGAAGCAATTTATTCTT GTTATAATAAGTTTATGGGCTGGTGCTGTGATTGGGGGCTGGTGCAACTTCTTGACTGTCATCTATATCG GTTTTGTTGCTGCGCATACGCTCCCGGTTCTGTATGAAAGGTACGACAATCAGATCGATAACTTCGTGTACAAGGTACTTGATCAGATGCAAAATCAGTATAAGAAGGTGGATTCTGGTTTGCTTAGCAAAATCCCCAAGGGAAATTTAAAGAAGTTTGAGTAG
- the LOC131615889 gene encoding polyamine oxidase 2-like: MESRIKMNPNSRKGFFYANFDQQTVRSPSVIVIGGGMAGIAAARALHDASFQVVLLESRDRVGGRIHTDYSFGFPVDLGASWLHGVCNENPLAPLIGRLGLPLYRTCEDNSVLYDHDLESYALFDMDGKQVPQELVKDVGKIFETILQETDNVRQEYSEDMSILRALSIVFERKPELRLEGLSHKVLQWYLCRMEGWFAADSDSISLKCWDQEELLPGGHGLMVRGYLPVIHTLAKGLDIRLGHRVTKIDRRFNGVKVTVENGKTFVADAAIIAVPLGVLKANVIKFEPKLPEWKEAAIADIGVGVENKIILHFKNVFWPNVEFLGVVADTSYGCSYFLNLHKAADHPVLVYMPAGRLAKDIEKMSDEAAADFAFTQLKKILPDASPPVQYLVSRWGTDINSLGSYSYDAVGKPHGLYERLRVPVDNLFFAGEATSVLYTGSVHGAFSTGTMAAEDCRMRVLERYGELDIFQPVLDEGSSIPLLISRF, from the exons ATGGAGTCACGAATTAAGATGAATCCCAATTCACGCAaag GTTTTTTCTATGCGAATTTTGACCAGCAGACTGTTAGGTCGCCCTCTGTTATTGTCATAGGAGGTGGCATGGCTGGGATTGCTGCTGCTCGTGCACTTCATGATGCCTCTTTTCAG GTTGTTCTTTTAGAATCCCGGGATAGAGTTGGTGGCAGGATTCACACTGATTACTCATTTGGTTTTCCTGTTGACCTTGGTGCATCATG GTTGCATGGAGTTTGTAATGAGAATCCTTTGGCTCCGTTGATTGGGAGGCTGGGACTACCTCTTTACCGTACTTGTGAGGATAACTCTGTCCTTTATGATCATGATTTGGAAAG CTATGCACTCTTTGATATGGATGGAAAGCAAGTTCCACAAGAGTTGGTTAAAGATGTCGGTAAAATCTTTGAAACAATTTTGCAAGAG ACGGATAATGTAAGACAGGAATACAGCGAAGACATGTCAATTTTACGGGCACTTTCAATTGTTTTTGAAAGAAAGCCAGAACTCAG GTTGGAGGGCCTTTCACACAAGGTGCTTCAATGGTATTTGTGCCGAATGGAGGGCTGGTTTGCCGCAGATTCTGATTCCATATCATTAAAATGTTGGGACCAG GAAGAATTGCTCCCTGGTGGTCATGGTCTTATGGTCAGGGGCTACTTGCCTGTTATACATACCCTAGCAAAGGGTCTTGACATTCGACTGGGACACAG GGTGACAAAGATAGATAGGCGATTTAATGGAGTAAAGGTGACTGTTGAAAATGGGAAAACATTTGTTGCTGATGCTGCTATCATTGCCGTACCCCTTGGAGTGCTAAAAGCAAACGTCATAAAATTTGAGCCAAAGCTTCCagaatggaaagaagctgccattGCTGATATAGGGGTCGGAGTCgagaataaaataattttacactttaAAAATGTATTTTGGCCCAATGTTGAGTTCCTTGGAGTTGTTGCCGATACATCTTATGGATGCAGCTACTTTCTTAATCTTCACAAAGCTGCTGATCACCCTGTTCTTGTTTACATGCCTGCTGGGCGGCTGGCCAAAGACATTGAGAAAATGTCTGATGAAGCAGCTGCTGACTTTGCTTTCACACAACTCAAGAAGATCCTTCCAGACGCTTCACCACCG GTTCAATATCTCGTGTCTCGCTGGGGTACAGATATTAATTCACTAGGTTCGTATAGTTATGACGCAGTTGGGAAACCGCATGGTCTGTATGAGAGGTTGCGGGTTCCTGTAGATAACTTATTCTTTGCAGGGGAAGCAACAAGTGTATTATATACAGGGTCCGTTCATGGTGCATTCTCTACTGGAACAATGGCTGCTGAGGACTGCAGAATGCGTGTCCTAG